A portion of the Hymenobacter yonginensis genome contains these proteins:
- a CDS encoding mechanosensitive ion channel family protein produces the protein MDFSLAWQKLNQIGRDLMLALPNIVFGLVTFGVFMLLARGVRALVQRVTSSRSSSQSLVRLLSRLSYVGMLILGVLVTVTIILPGFTPASLVSALGVGGIAIGFAFKDIFQNFLAGVLLLTEPFKIGDQIKYKEFEGTVEDIQTRATAIKTYDGRRVIIPNAELFTQRRDREHGLRQAPPAVRRGHRLRRRHCPGPDPDAGSHARGRRRHD, from the coding sequence ATGGATTTCTCACTTGCCTGGCAGAAGCTCAACCAGATTGGCCGCGACCTGATGCTGGCCCTTCCCAACATCGTCTTTGGCCTGGTCACGTTTGGGGTGTTTATGCTGCTGGCCCGCGGCGTGCGCGCGCTGGTACAGCGCGTAACCAGCAGCCGCAGCAGTAGCCAGAGTCTGGTGCGCCTGCTCAGCCGCCTCTCATACGTGGGCATGCTCATTCTGGGCGTGCTCGTGACCGTGACCATTATTCTACCGGGGTTTACACCCGCCAGCCTGGTCAGCGCGCTGGGGGTAGGCGGCATTGCCATCGGCTTCGCCTTCAAGGATATCTTCCAGAACTTTCTGGCCGGCGTGCTGCTGCTCACCGAGCCGTTCAAGATCGGTGACCAGATCAAGTACAAGGAATTTGAGGGCACCGTGGAGGACATCCAGACCCGGGCCACGGCCATCAAAACCTACGACGGCCGCCGCGTCATCATCCCCAACGCCGAACTGTTCACTCAACGCCGTGACCGTGAACACGGCCTACGACAAGCGCCGCCTGCAGTACGACGTGGGCATCGGCTACGGCGACGACATTGCCCAGGCCCGGACCCTGATGCTGGAAGCCATGCGCGAGGTCGAAGGCGTCATGACTGA
- a CDS encoding TolC family protein, translating into MTLFRPSLAGLFSKGEEKSAKANWLFKRLFGLLTLAALGSCQTIQPVLTPRATAVPATFGAAAAAGATDSASIAAQPWQQFFADPNLIGLLDTALRANPDLLIAVQRVEVARASVQAARGALLPAVEAGATGGFDRFADYAAQGQTSTNDGRQLPNGVPNFFLGLRSSWELDVWGKLRSRRRAAVARMLATEQGRRLVQTALVAQVARLYYELLTLDSQLDVLGKNERLQNRALEIVKLQKLGGRATELAVQQFTAQLLRTRSGEVEVQQRILATENQLNRLLGRYPQPITRGLPIQQQPLPADLSAGLPAELLLRRPDVQQAELALLVTKADVAAARAAFLPSFTLSPYVGLNAYKASLLLSTPGSLAYGLLAGVSAPLFNRNVLRAEYTQSAARQRIAYFEYQRSIQTGFEEVTSSLRGLQNYQRVYALQQQEVAALTKAVDISNDLYTASYATYLEVITAQRSALEAELNLTTTRREQFLQLIDLYRALGGGAPVTTTDLATVR; encoded by the coding sequence ATGACTCTGTTCCGCCCCTCACTTGCCGGCCTGTTCTCTAAAGGAGAGGAGAAATCAGCAAAAGCCAACTGGCTTTTCAAACGCCTGTTCGGACTGCTTACGCTGGCGGCCCTCGGTAGCTGCCAGACCATTCAGCCGGTGCTCACGCCCCGCGCCACGGCCGTGCCGGCCACCTTCGGCGCGGCCGCTGCTGCGGGGGCTACCGATTCCGCTTCTATTGCCGCGCAGCCCTGGCAGCAGTTCTTTGCTGATCCGAACCTGATTGGTTTGCTCGACACGGCCCTGCGTGCCAACCCCGATTTGCTGATTGCCGTGCAGCGGGTGGAAGTGGCCCGCGCCAGCGTGCAGGCGGCCCGGGGCGCGCTGCTGCCCGCCGTGGAGGCCGGCGCTACCGGGGGCTTCGACCGATTCGCCGACTACGCCGCCCAAGGCCAGACCAGCACCAACGACGGCCGCCAATTACCCAACGGCGTACCCAACTTTTTCCTGGGACTGCGCAGCTCCTGGGAGCTTGATGTGTGGGGCAAGCTGCGGAGCCGCCGCCGGGCGGCCGTGGCCCGAATGCTGGCCACCGAGCAGGGCCGGCGGTTGGTGCAAACCGCGCTGGTAGCCCAGGTGGCCCGCCTCTACTACGAGCTGCTGACGCTGGACAGCCAGCTGGACGTGCTGGGCAAAAACGAGCGGCTGCAAAACCGGGCCCTCGAAATCGTGAAGCTCCAGAAGCTGGGCGGCCGCGCCACCGAGCTGGCCGTGCAGCAGTTCACGGCCCAGCTGCTGCGCACCCGCAGCGGCGAGGTGGAAGTGCAGCAGCGCATCCTGGCCACCGAAAACCAGCTCAACCGCCTGCTTGGCCGCTATCCACAGCCCATTACCCGGGGCCTGCCCATTCAGCAGCAGCCATTGCCCGCGGACCTTTCGGCGGGGCTGCCGGCCGAGCTGCTGCTGCGCCGCCCCGACGTGCAGCAGGCCGAGCTGGCGCTGCTGGTCACCAAAGCCGATGTGGCCGCCGCCCGGGCCGCCTTCCTGCCCTCGTTCACCCTGTCGCCGTACGTGGGGCTGAACGCCTATAAGGCCTCTTTGCTGCTGAGCACGCCCGGCTCGCTGGCCTACGGGCTTCTGGCCGGCGTATCGGCCCCGCTCTTCAACCGCAACGTGCTGCGGGCCGAGTACACCCAGTCGGCGGCCCGGCAGCGCATTGCCTACTTCGAGTACCAGCGCAGCATCCAGACCGGGTTTGAGGAAGTGACGTCCAGCCTGCGGGGCCTGCAGAACTACCAGCGCGTGTACGCTTTGCAGCAGCAGGAAGTGGCCGCCTTGACCAAGGCCGTGGACATTTCCAACGACCTCTACACAGCCAGCTACGCCACCTATCTGGAAGTCATCACGGCCCAGCGCAGCGCCCTGGAGGCCGAGCTGAACCTGACTACCACCCGCCGCGAGCAGTTCCTGCAACTCATCGACCTGTACCGCGCCTTAGGCGGCGGGGCCCCGGTGACCACCACGGACCTGGCGACTGTGCGCTGA
- a CDS encoding efflux RND transporter permease subunit, translating into MFSIFIRRPVLSLVISLFITLLGVGALFTLPVTQFPDIVPPSVTVRAKYNGANAEVSAKAVATPLERAINGVPGMTYMNTVTTNNGTTLVEVFFEVGTDPDLAAVAVQNRVTTILDELPQEVIKAGVVTEKEVNSMLLYLNIVSDDPTADEQFIYNFADINILQELKRIKGVGLAEIQGSREYAMRVWLKPDRMLAYRVGADEIVEAIQTQSVEAAPGRTGESSGRSAQVLQYVLRYTGKLFEPEQYRNIVIRAEADGSVLRLKDVADVEFGVQTYRMLSKSNGQPSAAILLKQLPGSNASDVIAQVKARMAELKATSFPPGMTYNISYDVSRFLDASIHEVVRTLFEAFLLVFVIVYLFLQDWRSTLIPALAVPVALIGTLFFMQLLGFSINLLTLFALVLAIGIVVDNAIVVVEAVHAKMHEKHLSAMDATLEAMGEISGAIVAITLVMSAVFIPVSFMSGPVGVFYRQFSLTLAISIVISGLNALTLTPALCALLLKEPTPDAERKGLLGRFFAGFNRRYERFADGYQRLVRVVASRRLVTVALLLFFFAATWSVNSVLPTGFIPSEDQGMVYINVTSPPGATMERTQQVLQQVQRVAQTLKPVESVSTLAGYSLMNDVSGASYGMGMINLKGWDERKESVTELMAQLRAKTKHITGAQVQFFTPPTVPGFGNAGGFDLRVLDRTGRGDLRRTDEVTDRFIKALNNTPAIENTFSGFDPTFPQYLIHLDADLAAKKGVTVASAMSTLQTLMGANYAASFIRFGQMYKVMVQALPGYRTKPEDLLKLYVKNNRGEMVPYSTFVWLERVYGPEQFTRYNMYTSATLNGDTAPGYSSGDAIKTIEAVAAKELPRGYTFEWSGMTREQIISGNQALYVFGIVLVFVYLLLAAQYESFLLPLPVLLSLPTGIFGAFLALKLLGLENNIYAQVSLVMLIGLLGKNAILIIEFAVQRQKEGLSVLDAAVEGARSRLRPILMTSFAFVAGLIPLCIATGAGAMGNRSIGTAAAGGMLIGTLFGVVLIPGLYVLFARDKKPAQPVAEPTAHPVPAAHPEPAHAAA; encoded by the coding sequence ATGTTTTCTATCTTCATCAGACGGCCGGTTTTGTCGCTGGTTATTTCGTTGTTTATCACCCTGCTGGGCGTGGGCGCACTGTTTACGCTGCCCGTCACGCAGTTCCCCGACATCGTGCCGCCTTCCGTGACGGTGCGGGCCAAGTACAACGGCGCCAACGCCGAGGTATCGGCCAAGGCCGTGGCCACGCCGCTGGAGCGGGCCATCAACGGGGTGCCGGGCATGACCTACATGAACACCGTGACCACCAACAACGGCACCACCCTGGTGGAGGTGTTCTTCGAGGTGGGCACCGACCCCGACCTGGCCGCCGTGGCCGTGCAGAACCGCGTAACCACCATTCTCGACGAGCTGCCCCAGGAGGTGATTAAGGCCGGGGTGGTGACGGAAAAGGAAGTGAACAGCATGCTGCTGTACCTGAACATCGTCAGCGACGACCCCACGGCCGACGAGCAGTTCATCTACAACTTCGCCGACATCAACATTCTGCAGGAGCTCAAGCGCATCAAGGGCGTGGGCTTGGCTGAAATCCAGGGCAGCCGCGAGTACGCCATGCGCGTGTGGCTCAAGCCCGACCGGATGCTGGCCTACCGCGTGGGCGCCGACGAAATTGTGGAGGCCATCCAGACCCAGAGCGTGGAAGCAGCGCCGGGCCGGACCGGCGAAAGCTCGGGCCGCTCGGCGCAGGTGCTGCAATATGTGCTGCGCTACACCGGCAAGCTGTTCGAGCCCGAGCAGTACCGCAACATCGTGATCCGGGCCGAGGCCGACGGCTCGGTGCTGCGCCTCAAGGACGTGGCCGACGTGGAATTTGGGGTGCAGACCTACCGGATGCTGTCCAAGAGCAACGGCCAACCCTCGGCGGCCATCCTGCTCAAGCAGCTGCCCGGCTCCAACGCCTCCGACGTCATTGCGCAGGTAAAAGCCCGCATGGCCGAGCTGAAAGCCACCAGCTTCCCGCCCGGCATGACCTACAACATCAGCTACGACGTGTCGCGCTTTCTCGACGCGAGTATTCACGAGGTGGTACGCACCCTGTTTGAGGCGTTTTTGCTGGTGTTCGTGATTGTGTACCTGTTTTTGCAGGACTGGCGCTCCACCCTGATTCCGGCGCTGGCCGTGCCGGTGGCCCTCATCGGCACCCTGTTTTTTATGCAGCTGCTGGGCTTCAGCATCAACCTGCTCACGCTGTTTGCGCTGGTGCTGGCCATCGGCATTGTGGTCGATAACGCCATTGTGGTGGTGGAAGCCGTGCACGCCAAGATGCACGAAAAGCACCTTTCCGCTATGGATGCCACCCTGGAAGCCATGGGCGAAATCAGCGGCGCCATCGTGGCCATCACGCTGGTGATGTCGGCGGTGTTTATTCCGGTGTCGTTTATGAGCGGGCCGGTGGGCGTGTTCTACCGCCAGTTCTCGCTGACGCTGGCCATTTCCATCGTCATTTCGGGCTTGAACGCCCTCACGCTCACGCCGGCTTTGTGCGCGCTGCTGCTTAAGGAGCCCACCCCCGACGCCGAGCGCAAAGGTCTGCTGGGCCGCTTCTTTGCCGGCTTCAACCGCCGCTACGAGCGGTTTGCCGATGGCTACCAGCGCCTGGTGCGCGTAGTGGCCAGCCGCCGCCTGGTGACGGTGGCGCTGCTGCTGTTCTTTTTCGCGGCCACCTGGAGCGTCAATTCGGTGCTGCCCACCGGCTTTATTCCGAGCGAAGACCAGGGCATGGTGTACATCAACGTGACCTCGCCGCCCGGCGCCACCATGGAGCGCACCCAGCAGGTGCTGCAGCAAGTGCAGCGCGTGGCCCAGACCCTGAAGCCCGTGGAATCGGTATCGACGCTGGCCGGCTACTCGCTGATGAACGACGTGTCGGGGGCCAGCTACGGCATGGGCATGATCAACCTGAAAGGCTGGGACGAGCGCAAAGAGTCGGTAACTGAGCTGATGGCTCAGCTGCGCGCCAAAACCAAGCACATCACCGGGGCGCAGGTACAGTTTTTTACCCCGCCTACGGTGCCCGGCTTCGGTAACGCCGGCGGCTTTGATCTGCGGGTACTGGACCGCACCGGCCGCGGCGACCTGCGCCGCACCGACGAGGTGACGGACCGGTTCATCAAGGCCCTCAACAACACGCCGGCCATCGAAAATACCTTTTCCGGCTTCGACCCCACCTTTCCGCAGTACCTGATTCACCTGGATGCCGACCTGGCCGCCAAAAAGGGCGTGACCGTGGCCAGCGCCATGAGCACGCTGCAAACCCTGATGGGCGCCAACTACGCCGCCAGCTTCATCCGCTTCGGGCAGATGTACAAGGTGATGGTGCAGGCCCTGCCCGGCTACCGCACCAAGCCCGAGGATCTGCTGAAGCTTTACGTGAAAAACAACCGGGGTGAGATGGTGCCCTACTCCACGTTTGTGTGGCTGGAGCGGGTGTACGGCCCGGAGCAGTTTACGCGCTACAACATGTACACCTCGGCCACCCTCAACGGCGACACGGCCCCCGGTTACTCGTCGGGCGACGCCATCAAGACCATTGAGGCCGTGGCGGCCAAGGAGTTGCCGCGCGGCTACACCTTCGAGTGGAGCGGCATGACCCGGGAGCAGATCATTTCCGGCAACCAGGCGCTCTACGTGTTCGGCATCGTGCTGGTGTTCGTGTATTTGCTGCTGGCGGCCCAGTACGAGAGTTTTCTGCTGCCGCTGCCGGTGCTGCTGAGTTTGCCCACCGGCATCTTCGGCGCGTTTCTGGCCCTGAAGCTGCTGGGGCTGGAAAACAACATCTACGCCCAGGTTTCCCTAGTCATGCTGATTGGTTTGCTGGGTAAGAACGCCATTCTCATCATCGAATTCGCGGTGCAGCGGCAGAAGGAAGGCCTGTCGGTGCTGGATGCGGCCGTGGAAGGCGCCCGCTCCCGCCTGCGCCCCATCCTAATGACCTCCTTCGCCTTCGTGGCTGGCCTGATTCCGCTGTGCATTGCCACCGGCGCGGGCGCCATGGGCAACCGCAGCATCGGCACGGCAGCGGCGGGCGGCATGCTCATCGGCACTCTGTTCGGGGTGGTCCTGATTCCGGGCCTCTATGTGTTGTTTGCCCGCGACAAGAAGCCCGCCCAACCCGTTGCCGAGCCCACGGCTCACCCCGTTCCAGCCGCCCACCCCGAGCCCGCCCACGCGGCTGCCTAA
- a CDS encoding efflux RND transporter periplasmic adaptor subunit, with the protein MLSRFPFRWLLLPLAASTLAGCGADSAAESATATEAPLSLPVVQLAARDTVLSREYVADVQATRNVELRARVRGFLEKIYVDEGQKVRQGQALFHLNDVEYKTRLARTQATLNNALAQARVASLELDRVRMLTQKNIISKTELDVAQAKLTAARSTVEEARSAASNAALMLSYTTIRAPFDGVVNRELLKVGSLIDDGTLLTTVSDTRAVFAYFNVSEAEYLEYMKTRRQDSARRTNQVRLVLADGTLYAPTGQIETVESQFQAGTGAIAFRARFANPERLLKHGATGKVRLANTVTDALLVPQKAVFEQQDKNYVYVVDAQGQVRQRNFVPQSRLDAFYVVDSGLKAGERIVCEGVQDLRDGSRITPRPVTLASLTTAL; encoded by the coding sequence ATGCTTTCTCGATTTCCTTTCCGCTGGCTGCTGCTGCCGCTGGCTGCCTCCACCCTGGCCGGCTGCGGCGCCGACAGCGCGGCCGAATCTGCCACCGCCACGGAAGCGCCGCTTTCCCTGCCCGTGGTGCAGCTCGCAGCGCGCGACACGGTGCTGAGCCGCGAGTACGTGGCCGACGTGCAAGCCACCCGCAACGTGGAGCTGCGGGCCCGGGTGCGGGGCTTTCTGGAAAAGATTTACGTGGATGAGGGCCAGAAAGTCCGCCAGGGCCAGGCCCTGTTTCACCTCAACGACGTCGAGTACAAAACCCGGCTGGCGCGCACCCAGGCCACGCTCAACAACGCCCTGGCCCAGGCCCGGGTGGCCAGCCTGGAGCTGGACCGCGTGCGGATGCTGACCCAAAAGAACATCATCTCCAAAACCGAGCTGGACGTGGCCCAGGCCAAGCTCACGGCCGCCCGCTCCACGGTGGAGGAAGCCCGCTCGGCCGCTTCCAATGCGGCCCTCATGCTCAGCTACACCACCATCCGCGCCCCGTTTGACGGCGTGGTGAACCGGGAGCTGCTGAAGGTGGGCAGCCTCATCGACGACGGCACGCTGCTGACGACCGTGTCGGATACGCGGGCCGTGTTTGCCTACTTCAACGTGTCGGAGGCGGAGTATCTGGAGTACATGAAAACGCGCCGGCAGGACTCGGCCCGTCGCACCAACCAGGTGCGGCTGGTGCTGGCCGACGGCACGCTCTACGCCCCCACCGGCCAGATTGAGACGGTAGAAAGCCAGTTTCAGGCCGGCACCGGGGCCATTGCCTTCCGGGCCCGCTTCGCCAACCCCGAGCGGCTGCTCAAGCACGGGGCCACCGGCAAGGTGCGCCTGGCCAACACTGTGACTGACGCGCTGCTCGTGCCCCAGAAGGCCGTGTTCGAGCAGCAGGACAAGAACTACGTGTACGTGGTGGATGCCCAAGGCCAGGTGCGCCAGCGCAACTTCGTGCCCCAGAGCCGCCTCGACGCCTTTTACGTGGTGGATAGCGGCTTGAAAGCCGGGGAGCGGATTGTGTGCGAAGGCGTGCAGGACCTGCGCGACGGCTCCCGCATCACGCCCCGCCCGGTGACGCTCGCCAGCCTGACCACCGCTTTGTAG
- a CDS encoding sensor histidine kinase, with protein MLIRNKLILRFTLLVVGIQLILSGFIYYFQASAREQRFASRLLGKATMTTRLLVRQQALEASEPRPQPVFRRRDLLTIPGEQVSIYDAGQHLLYTSADGLSQKENSRQLRRIRPARPVRFTADGQETVGGAFRYRGQLYYVFAAGQDPAGQQQLRQLRLLLLAGNVGALVLIILAGWYFAEQALRPISGVVRQVEQITAARLSTRVAEGNGTDEIAQLARTFNQMLGGVEQAFESQKSFVSHASHELRTPLTTLLGTLETSLAYDPDLPQTQASIRSAVEEIRKLIDLSNSLLALAQADDASFQREPVSFDDCLTQALSYCQGKYPGRVIRLHFGKLPAPLPDALFVVPGNARLLTTAIFNLLDNACKYSAGPVEATLSYGTPTRLRLAVADQGIGIAPAELAQVLAPLYRAENARSRPGYGVGLSITQKIVHLHGGDVQLTSAPGQGTTVVLELPVA; from the coding sequence ATGCTGATTCGTAACAAACTGATTTTACGCTTCACCCTGCTGGTGGTTGGCATTCAGCTGATTCTGTCGGGGTTTATCTACTACTTCCAGGCCTCGGCCCGCGAGCAGCGCTTTGCCAGCCGCCTGCTGGGCAAGGCCACCATGACCACCCGTCTGCTGGTGCGCCAGCAGGCGCTGGAAGCCAGCGAGCCGCGGCCGCAGCCAGTGTTCCGGCGCCGCGACCTGCTTACGATTCCCGGCGAGCAGGTCAGCATCTACGACGCCGGGCAGCACCTGCTCTACACCAGCGCCGATGGCCTCAGCCAAAAGGAAAACTCCCGGCAGCTGCGCCGTATCCGGCCGGCCCGGCCGGTGCGTTTCACGGCCGACGGCCAGGAAACCGTGGGGGGCGCCTTCCGCTACCGAGGCCAGCTCTACTATGTGTTTGCTGCCGGCCAGGACCCGGCCGGCCAGCAGCAGCTCCGTCAGCTGCGCCTGCTGCTGCTGGCCGGCAACGTGGGGGCGCTGGTGCTCATCATTCTGGCGGGCTGGTATTTTGCCGAGCAGGCCCTGCGGCCTATTTCGGGGGTGGTGCGGCAGGTGGAGCAGATCACGGCGGCCCGCCTGAGCACCCGCGTGGCGGAAGGCAACGGCACCGACGAAATTGCCCAGCTGGCCCGCACCTTCAACCAGATGCTGGGCGGGGTGGAGCAGGCGTTTGAGTCGCAGAAAAGCTTTGTCAGCCACGCCTCCCATGAGCTGCGCACACCCCTGACCACGCTGCTGGGCACGTTGGAAACCTCACTGGCCTACGACCCCGACCTGCCCCAGACCCAGGCCAGCATCCGCTCGGCCGTGGAGGAGATTCGCAAGCTCATTGATCTGAGCAACAGTCTACTGGCTCTGGCCCAGGCCGACGATGCCTCGTTTCAGCGCGAGCCGGTATCCTTCGACGACTGCCTCACTCAGGCTCTGAGCTACTGTCAGGGCAAGTACCCCGGCCGCGTCATCCGCCTGCATTTCGGCAAGCTGCCAGCCCCGCTGCCGGACGCCCTGTTTGTGGTGCCCGGCAACGCCCGCTTGCTGACTACGGCCATCTTCAACCTGCTTGACAACGCCTGCAAGTACTCCGCCGGCCCGGTGGAGGCCACCCTCAGCTACGGCACGCCCACCCGCCTACGCCTGGCGGTGGCCGACCAGGGCATCGGCATTGCGCCCGCCGAACTGGCGCAGGTGCTCGCCCCGCTCTACCGCGCCGAAAATGCCCGCTCGCGCCCCGGCTACGGCGTGGGGCTGTCCATCACGCAGAAGATCGTGCACCTGCACGGCGGCGACGTGCAGCTGACCTCAGCCCCGGGCCAGGGCACCACCGTGGTGCTGGAGCTGCCCGTTGCCTGA
- a CDS encoding response regulator transcription factor: MKILLVEDEPKLASFVKKGFESEGYEVDVAYDGRMGKSLLQQNPYAVAILDVNLPYHNGFELCRLIRATHPHQPVLMLTALDSLQDKVEGFEAGADDYLAKPFAFQELLLRVRALTRRLSSPGTGRQVLGAADLELDLDTKRVTRAGQRIELTTKEYSLLEYLLRNRGRVISRVDIAEKVWDLHFDTNTNIIDVYVSFLRKKLDKGYATKLIHTVVGMGYVLREG; this comes from the coding sequence ATGAAAATACTACTGGTGGAAGACGAGCCCAAGCTGGCCTCGTTCGTAAAAAAGGGGTTTGAAAGTGAGGGTTACGAGGTGGACGTGGCCTACGATGGGCGCATGGGCAAGTCGCTGCTGCAGCAGAACCCCTACGCCGTTGCCATCCTCGACGTGAACCTGCCTTATCATAATGGGTTCGAGCTGTGCCGCCTGATTCGCGCCACGCACCCCCACCAGCCGGTGCTGATGCTCACGGCCCTGGACAGCCTGCAAGACAAAGTGGAGGGCTTCGAGGCCGGCGCCGACGACTACCTGGCCAAGCCCTTCGCCTTTCAGGAGCTACTGTTGCGCGTGCGCGCCCTCACGCGCCGCCTCTCTTCGCCCGGCACGGGCCGGCAGGTGCTCGGCGCCGCCGACCTGGAGCTGGACCTGGACACCAAGCGCGTAACGCGCGCCGGCCAGCGCATCGAGCTGACCACCAAGGAATACAGCCTGCTGGAATACCTGCTGCGCAACCGCGGCCGCGTGATTTCGCGGGTGGACATTGCCGAAAAGGTGTGGGACCTGCACTTCGACACCAACACCAACATCATTGACGTGTACGTGAGCTTTCTGCGCAAGAAGCTCGACAAAGGCTACGCCACTAAGCTGATTCACACGGTGGTGGGCATGGGCTACGTGCTACGCGAAGGCTAA
- a CDS encoding flavin monoamine oxidase family protein, which produces MPGSDVFPPSPLPILIIGAGVSGLTAARELHAAGRPVLVLEARERVGGRTLAVPALPGQPEVDWLDLGATWGWAHHPYLLALAAELELPFFEQPSAGATTYQTAPDVVHRLPQRSGSAGYLRLPGGAAALCRALARTLPEASLQLGTQVTSLRALPGPDGRTRAVEVTATRHGTQHTYRAAAVVVALPPRLAAHSLQFSPVLPPDLRQTMQAVPTWMAHSMKALAVYDEPFWRGAGLSGFAVSQVGPLVEIHDASPASGAVGALFGFFATPHPLRAAPAAQRQAAVVQQLSQLFGPVARSPLAYHELDWTREPLTSVPADADAPTQVPLQGPALLQQPCWHGTLLWAGAETSASEWGRLDGAVEAGRRVARQLLLPERV; this is translated from the coding sequence ATGCCCGGTTCCGATGTTTTTCCGCCTTCCCCGCTGCCCATCCTGATTATCGGGGCGGGGGTGTCGGGCCTCACCGCCGCCCGCGAGCTGCACGCCGCCGGCCGCCCGGTGCTGGTACTGGAGGCCCGCGAGCGGGTGGGCGGCCGCACGCTGGCCGTGCCCGCCCTGCCGGGCCAGCCCGAGGTCGACTGGCTGGATCTGGGTGCCACCTGGGGCTGGGCCCACCACCCATACCTGCTGGCGCTGGCTGCCGAGCTGGAACTGCCGTTTTTCGAGCAGCCCAGCGCCGGCGCTACCACCTACCAGACTGCCCCCGACGTCGTGCACCGTCTGCCCCAGCGGTCGGGCTCGGCGGGCTACCTGCGCCTGCCCGGCGGCGCGGCGGCCTTGTGCCGGGCGCTGGCTCGCACGCTGCCCGAGGCCAGCCTGCAGCTCGGCACCCAGGTTACCAGCCTGCGCGCGCTGCCCGGCCCCGACGGCCGCACCCGGGCCGTGGAAGTGACGGCCACCCGGCACGGCACGCAGCACACCTATCGGGCGGCGGCCGTGGTGGTGGCCCTGCCCCCGCGCTTGGCCGCCCACAGCCTGCAGTTCAGCCCGGTGCTGCCGCCCGACCTGCGCCAGACCATGCAGGCCGTACCCACCTGGATGGCGCACTCCATGAAGGCGCTGGCTGTGTACGACGAGCCGTTCTGGCGCGGGGCCGGTCTGTCCGGGTTTGCCGTGAGTCAGGTGGGGCCGCTGGTGGAAATCCACGATGCCTCGCCCGCCTCCGGCGCCGTGGGGGCCCTGTTCGGTTTTTTCGCCACCCCGCACCCGCTGCGCGCCGCCCCGGCCGCGCAGCGGCAGGCCGCTGTGGTGCAGCAGCTCAGCCAGCTGTTCGGGCCGGTAGCGCGCAGCCCCCTGGCTTACCACGAGCTGGACTGGACCCGGGAGCCGCTCACCAGCGTGCCCGCCGACGCCGATGCCCCCACCCAGGTGCCCCTGCAGGGGCCGGCGCTGCTGCAGCAGCCGTGCTGGCACGGCACGCTGCTCTGGGCCGGGGCCGAAACCTCCGCCAGCGAGTGGGGCCGCCTCGACGGAGCTGTGGAAGCCGGCCGCCGCGTGGCCCGGCAGCTGCTGCTGCCGGAGCGGGTATAA
- a CDS encoding LLM class flavin-dependent oxidoreductase — protein MHQVGGTSEGARAVCAEYCDMFLMWPETEEKLYETMQDLSARAAAHGRQIDFGLRIHVIVRETEDEARAYAKKLMSKFDPVKGAEIKSRAQDSWSLGVHRQNQLREHADMEGFVEPLLWTDIGKARSGAGGALVGDPDQIVEKINRYMDMGFRAFIFSGYPLLDEADYFARYVLPRLPNVSMPDLQGRRPATTPVTPLTTAPLR, from the coding sequence GTGCACCAGGTCGGCGGCACCTCCGAGGGCGCCCGGGCCGTGTGCGCCGAGTACTGCGACATGTTCCTGATGTGGCCTGAAACGGAGGAAAAGCTCTACGAAACTATGCAGGATCTGAGCGCCCGCGCCGCCGCCCACGGCCGCCAGATCGACTTCGGCCTGCGCATCCACGTCATCGTGCGCGAAACCGAGGATGAAGCCCGCGCCTACGCCAAGAAGCTGATGTCGAAGTTCGACCCGGTAAAAGGGGCCGAAATCAAGAGCCGGGCCCAGGATTCGTGGTCGTTGGGCGTACACCGCCAGAATCAGCTGCGCGAGCACGCCGACATGGAAGGCTTCGTGGAGCCGCTGCTCTGGACTGACATCGGCAAGGCCCGTTCCGGGGCCGGCGGGGCCCTGGTGGGCGACCCGGACCAGATTGTGGAGAAGATCAACCGCTACATGGACATGGGCTTCCGGGCCTTCATCTTCTCGGGCTACCCTTTGCTGGACGAGGCCGACTACTTCGCCCGATACGTGCTGCCGCGCCTGCCCAACGTATCCATGCCCGACCTGCAGGGCCGCCGGCCGGCCACCACGCCCGTCACGCCGCTGACCACGGCCCCGCTGCGGTAA
- a CDS encoding PIG-L family deacetylase, which produces MHDAAFLAGLPKVQTQWQGVPQALWRPRLLLQAIHNGYVRPDIVVDITGFWEQKLAALTAFKCQFYHSEYESE; this is translated from the coding sequence GTGCACGACGCCGCCTTCCTGGCCGGGCTGCCCAAGGTGCAGACCCAGTGGCAGGGCGTACCGCAGGCTCTCTGGCGGCCTCGGCTGCTGCTGCAGGCCATCCACAACGGCTACGTGCGTCCCGATATCGTGGTGGATATTACCGGGTTCTGGGAGCAGAAGCTGGCCGCCCTCACGGCGTTTAAATGCCAGTTTTACCATTCCGAATACGAATCCGAGTAG